Proteins co-encoded in one Paracrocinitomix mangrovi genomic window:
- the atpB gene encoding F0F1 ATP synthase subunit A, which yields MKRIFGFLLLSILTVNAQAKHEEHPPIKEEIEEFNAAEYAIHHALDAHDIHIADGFTIPLPIILWTDNGLVTFMSSAFHHDDSGHHIVEKDGMKFVKLHEKIYQLEAGAEHIEMDEEHHPTNAHQVIYDLSITKNIVTLFLVAGLMLFLFIKSARTYKEGGNAPPKGIAKWAEPGVVFVQDIAKDNIEGDKYKRFTPFLLTLFFFILFGNLLGLIPFLSNPNLTGSISITMLLAVITFIIQMASSKAPFWKHILLPDAPVWLYPILVPIEIAGIFIKPMALMIRLFANITAGHIIVVSLIGIIFVNQHVGWAGLSVPMTLFISTLELLVAFLQAYIFTMLAALYIGSSVESAHH from the coding sequence ATGAAAAGAATTTTTGGTTTTTTGTTATTGTCGATTTTAACTGTAAATGCTCAAGCTAAACATGAAGAGCATCCACCAATTAAAGAAGAGATCGAAGAGTTTAATGCAGCAGAATACGCTATTCATCACGCATTAGATGCTCACGACATTCACATTGCAGATGGTTTTACTATTCCTCTTCCAATTATTTTATGGACAGATAACGGTTTAGTGACTTTCATGTCTTCAGCATTTCACCATGATGATTCAGGTCATCATATCGTTGAAAAAGACGGAATGAAATTCGTGAAATTACACGAGAAAATTTACCAATTAGAGGCTGGTGCTGAACATATTGAAATGGATGAAGAGCATCACCCAACTAATGCACATCAGGTGATTTATGATTTATCAATCACTAAAAACATTGTAACACTTTTCTTAGTTGCCGGATTGATGTTGTTTTTATTTATCAAATCTGCACGTACTTATAAAGAAGGTGGAAATGCACCTCCAAAAGGTATCGCTAAATGGGCTGAGCCGGGTGTAGTATTTGTACAAGACATTGCAAAGGATAACATTGAAGGAGATAAATACAAGAGATTTACTCCATTCTTGTTGACTTTGTTCTTCTTTATTTTATTCGGAAACTTATTAGGATTGATTCCTTTCTTATCAAATCCAAACTTGACTGGAAGTATTTCAATCACTATGCTTTTAGCTGTCATCACATTTATTATTCAGATGGCTAGTTCAAAAGCACCATTTTGGAAACACATTTTATTACCTGATGCACCCGTTTGGTTATACCCAATCTTAGTGCCGATTGAAATCGCAGGTATTTTTATCAAGCCAATGGCCTTGATGATTCGTTTGTTCGCTAACATTACTGCAGGTCACATTATCGTGGTTTCATTGATTGGAATCATCTTCGTGAACCAGCATGTTGGTTGGGCTGGATTATCAGTGCCAATGACGTTGTTTATTTCAACGTTGGAATTGTTAGTGGCTTTCTTACAGGCGTACATCTTTACAATGTTGGCTGCATTGTATATAGGATCGTCAGTTGAAAGTGCACACCATTAA
- the purD gene encoding phosphoribosylamine--glycine ligase: MNVLVLGSGGREHAISWKIAQSSQIDKLFIAPGNAGTNQVGTNVDIEADDFQGIKKFCLENKIDYVVVGPEKPLVDGIADFFQDDPEIRHIAVIGPNKSAARLEGSKDFSKQFMKKYNIPTAKYQTFTKDNLEEGYAFLDGMKPPYVLKADGLAAGKGVVILNDLNEAKDELRAMLEDAKFGDASSSVVIEEFLDGIELSVFVITDGQSYKILPEAKDYKRIGEGDTGLNTGGMGAVSPVPFADTAFMDKVENQVIIPTIKGLKNEGIDYVGFIFFGLINVKKDPFVIEYNCRLGDPETEVVIPRLKSDILELFEGVATRTLSERDVVFDERAASTVVMVSGGYPGAYEKEKNISGLNGIFDSMIFHAGTKQDGPTYVTAGGRVLCVTSYGKKLEAALDKTYDNLKKIDFENAYYRKDIGFDLEEYD, translated from the coding sequence ATGAACGTATTGGTCCTTGGTTCAGGCGGAAGAGAACACGCTATCAGCTGGAAAATTGCACAAAGTTCTCAAATAGACAAACTATTTATTGCTCCCGGAAATGCCGGAACAAATCAGGTGGGCACCAATGTAGATATTGAAGCTGATGATTTTCAGGGGATTAAAAAATTCTGTTTGGAGAATAAAATTGATTATGTAGTTGTAGGACCTGAAAAACCACTTGTTGATGGTATCGCAGATTTCTTTCAAGATGATCCTGAAATAAGACACATTGCCGTTATTGGACCAAACAAATCGGCAGCAAGGTTAGAAGGATCAAAAGATTTCTCTAAGCAATTCATGAAAAAATACAATATCCCTACAGCTAAATATCAAACATTTACAAAAGACAATTTAGAAGAAGGATACGCTTTTTTAGATGGGATGAAACCTCCGTATGTTTTAAAAGCGGATGGTTTAGCTGCCGGAAAAGGAGTGGTTATTTTAAATGATTTGAATGAAGCCAAAGATGAGCTTCGCGCCATGTTAGAGGATGCAAAATTTGGAGATGCATCTAGCTCGGTGGTTATCGAAGAGTTTTTAGATGGAATTGAATTGTCTGTTTTTGTAATTACAGATGGACAATCATATAAGATTCTTCCTGAAGCAAAAGATTATAAAAGAATTGGTGAGGGTGATACCGGTTTAAATACTGGTGGAATGGGAGCTGTTTCTCCGGTTCCTTTTGCAGATACTGCCTTCATGGATAAAGTAGAAAATCAAGTAATAATCCCAACCATTAAAGGATTGAAAAATGAGGGGATTGATTATGTTGGATTCATCTTTTTTGGATTGATCAATGTTAAAAAAGATCCATTCGTTATTGAATACAACTGTCGTTTAGGTGATCCTGAAACGGAGGTGGTAATTCCAAGATTAAAATCTGATATTCTGGAATTGTTTGAAGGTGTAGCTACCAGAACCTTGTCTGAAAGAGATGTGGTTTTTGATGAACGTGCTGCTTCAACAGTTGTGATGGTTTCAGGTGGATATCCCGGAGCATATGAAAAAGAAAAAAACATTTCTGGACTTAACGGAATTTTTGATTCTATGATTTTTCATGCAGGCACTAAACAAGATGGGCCAACATACGTAACTGCAGGTGGTCGTGTATTGTGTGTTACTTCATACGGTAAAAAACTAGAGGCTGCACTTGATAAAACCTACGACAACCTTAAGAAAATTGACTTCGAAAACGCTTATTATAGAAAGGATATTGGATTTGATTTAGAAGAATACGACTAA
- a CDS encoding bactofilin family protein, with amino-acid sequence MSSPDQLNRIVEGTSIKGDVITDSNFRMDGFLEGTLRTTGKLVVGTTGRIEGEILCANADIEGEVVGNITVDGLLILKATAKVKGNIVAGKIGVENGAAFNGNCAMGGTPVETTALPKVEEESESELVY; translated from the coding sequence GTGAGTTCTCCTGATCAATTAAACAGAATTGTTGAGGGAACTAGTATCAAAGGAGATGTAATTACTGATAGTAATTTCAGAATGGATGGTTTTTTAGAGGGAACTTTAAGAACTACAGGAAAGTTAGTAGTAGGTACTACAGGAAGAATTGAAGGAGAAATCTTATGTGCCAATGCCGATATTGAAGGGGAAGTTGTCGGTAACATCACAGTAGATGGTTTGTTAATCTTAAAAGCTACTGCCAAAGTAAAAGGTAACATTGTTGCCGGTAAAATTGGTGTTGAAAATGGAGCCGCATTTAATGGTAATTGTGCTATGGGTGGCACTCCGGTTGAAACTACAGCTTTGCCTAAGGTAGAGGAAGAGAGCGAATCAGAATTGGTATACTAA
- the atpE gene encoding ATP synthase F0 subunit C, which yields MGSLGIAAIGAGLAVIGAGLGIGRIGGSALEAMARQPEIANKLQTVMIIAAALVEGAALFGIVVAFLQG from the coding sequence ATGGGATCATTAGGAATCGCAGCAATTGGAGCAGGACTAGCAGTTATCGGAGCTGGTTTAGGTATCGGTAGAATCGGTGGATCTGCTTTGGAAGCTATGGCAAGACAGCCAGAAATTGCTAACAAATTGCAAACTGTAATGATTATTGCAGCGGCATTAGTTGAGGGTGCAGCCCTTTTCGGAATCGTTGTAGCATTCTTACAAGGTTAA
- a CDS encoding AtpZ/AtpI family protein gives MKYSGMAFQMLATIGLGAYGGHLLDQNQQTEKPVWTILFAALGTIVSLVLVIRSVKKMSDED, from the coding sequence ATGAAGTATTCAGGTATGGCTTTTCAGATGTTGGCTACAATTGGTCTGGGTGCATACGGTGGACATTTGTTAGATCAAAATCAACAAACAGAAAAACCGGTTTGGACAATTTTGTTTGCCGCCTTGGGAACAATTGTATCTTTGGTGCTTGTTATTCGATCGGTAAAGAAAATGTCGGATGAAGACTAA
- a CDS encoding hemolysin family protein, whose translation MDPESQRFLIIIITLLCSAFFSGMEIAFVSSNKLKIELDKQQGYFSGRVLSYFVKETPKFISSMLLGNNVSLVIYGIYMAMVLEPVFAYVSENQAVILILQTICSTLLVLITAEFLPKALFRINPNRSLKYGVIPLVIIYGVFYIPTMITMWISELFLKLVKVDISDSEQAFTKVDLDHYVRDINERMEEESEMENELQILQNALEFPNVKARDCMVPRTEIIALNIDDDIQVLKELFISSGLSKVVIYRDNIDNIIGYVHAHEMLSKPESIKQILLPIFVVPEAVLVKDSLEQFTKQKRSIAVVVDEFGGTSGIITVEDIVEEIFGEIEDEHDHEDDVEQIIDENTYLFSGRMEIDYLQQEYEIPISESAEYETIAGFIINKLEEIPKPNTLIETDDLVITVMEVSESKIDLVKVKVKD comes from the coding sequence ATGGACCCGGAGTCCCAGAGATTTCTGATTATCATAATAACCTTATTGTGTTCCGCTTTTTTTTCGGGAATGGAGATTGCTTTTGTGTCTTCAAATAAGCTTAAAATTGAGCTAGACAAGCAGCAAGGATACTTTTCGGGTCGTGTATTATCCTATTTCGTTAAAGAAACGCCAAAGTTTATCAGTTCAATGTTATTGGGTAACAATGTTTCCCTGGTGATTTATGGTATTTACATGGCCATGGTGTTAGAACCGGTTTTTGCTTACGTTTCAGAGAATCAAGCAGTTATTTTGATTCTACAAACCATCTGTTCAACCCTTTTAGTTTTAATTACGGCAGAATTTTTACCAAAAGCACTTTTCAGAATCAATCCCAACAGAAGTTTGAAGTATGGTGTTATTCCTTTAGTGATTATATATGGAGTCTTCTATATCCCAACCATGATCACCATGTGGATTTCTGAATTGTTTTTAAAGTTGGTGAAAGTAGATATATCTGATTCAGAACAGGCATTTACAAAGGTAGATTTAGATCACTACGTGAGGGACATCAATGAGCGAATGGAAGAGGAGTCTGAAATGGAGAATGAGCTGCAGATATTACAAAATGCATTGGAGTTTCCAAATGTAAAGGCACGTGATTGCATGGTTCCCAGAACAGAGATTATTGCCTTAAATATAGATGACGATATTCAGGTATTAAAAGAGCTTTTTATTTCATCCGGATTATCTAAAGTGGTTATTTATAGAGATAATATTGACAATATTATAGGATATGTGCATGCACATGAAATGTTATCAAAGCCAGAGTCTATCAAACAAATATTATTGCCAATTTTCGTGGTGCCTGAAGCAGTTTTAGTAAAAGATTCATTGGAACAGTTTACCAAACAAAAACGAAGTATTGCTGTGGTGGTAGATGAGTTTGGAGGAACTTCCGGAATCATCACGGTTGAAGATATTGTTGAAGAAATATTTGGTGAAATTGAAGATGAACATGATCATGAAGATGACGTGGAGCAAATAATAGATGAAAACACCTACTTGTTTTCTGGTAGGATGGAGATTGATTATTTGCAGCAAGAATACGAAATTCCAATTTCTGAATCGGCAGAATATGAGACCATAGCCGGATTTATCATCAATAAGCTGGAAGAAATTCCTAAACCTAATACCTTAATTGAAACAGATGATTTAGTGATTACCGTTATGGAAGTTTCTGAATCAAAAATCGATTTAGTAAAGGTCAAAGTAAAGGATTAG
- a CDS encoding PP2C family protein-serine/threonine phosphatase: MLSFQLFSYAQNDVYAEKGVIDFSQWDTQKDPSLFLKGNYEFYWNQLIYPGNFSGGYIDNIDYQSCDDNWNKYKNSSFGNLPAQGYATYRVRFINLPEEELNIMVKSVTCAVRIYFNGELASEIGKVGTKKDEEQPKYDHQIIPLPHGESNVEMIIHLSNFHHRNGGFNNPWYIGTEEALYGIHRKNIMLNGIEGSAFLFAGLFFLTLYIFRRKDKALLYFSLYALTFFIRPLVSFDYMITTIWPDINWTLLIHIEYLSLFLPGAFMLLFIRERFKEQAPQKLMMIIAVLVFLEAFVVLVTPTTIFTHLPLPHQLISFVSFALMIYVSIKAMKDRVNGAVFATIAMICLILSSAYTIFLYVDLITPSPYGYVALQMAFLLSMTMILGSKFASQFRKVEYLQLETANQKEEIEIQHHALEAKNEEITSSITYARRIQNAILPPTKKIDGIAKDAFVLYKPKDIVAGDFYWLEEKDELVFIASADCTGHGVPGAMVSVVCNNALNRSIREFGLTEPGEILDNTRKLVIETFDQSEEEVKDGMDIALIVFNKKTRELKFAGANNPLWIVRDTNNETNLPLEKAKVLEEENIQLVEFKGDKQPIGVHFDPKPFHTLTLTVSKNEWIYIFSDGFADQFGGEKGKKMMYKPMKKNIMEIFNLDAQNQKSHLDKVFDDWKGKFEQTDDVCLIGIKF; the protein is encoded by the coding sequence ATGTTGAGCTTTCAACTTTTCAGTTATGCACAAAATGATGTATATGCTGAAAAAGGCGTGATTGACTTTAGCCAATGGGACACCCAAAAAGACCCTAGTTTATTTCTAAAGGGGAATTATGAGTTTTATTGGAATCAACTTATTTATCCCGGAAATTTTTCAGGAGGATATATTGACAATATCGATTATCAGTCTTGTGATGACAATTGGAATAAATACAAAAACAGTTCATTTGGCAACTTACCTGCCCAAGGTTATGCTACTTACAGAGTAAGATTTATCAATTTACCTGAAGAGGAACTGAACATAATGGTGAAATCTGTAACCTGTGCTGTTCGCATATACTTCAATGGTGAATTAGCTTCAGAAATTGGCAAAGTAGGTACAAAAAAGGACGAAGAACAGCCCAAATATGATCATCAAATAATTCCGCTCCCTCATGGAGAAAGCAATGTTGAGATGATAATTCATCTATCCAATTTCCATCACAGAAATGGAGGATTTAACAACCCTTGGTACATTGGAACTGAAGAAGCCCTTTACGGAATTCACCGCAAAAACATCATGTTAAATGGTATTGAAGGAAGTGCCTTTTTGTTTGCCGGCTTGTTTTTTTTAACGCTCTATATTTTCAGGAGGAAGGATAAAGCACTATTGTACTTTAGTTTATATGCACTTACCTTTTTCATTCGCCCTCTGGTATCATTTGATTATATGATAACCACCATTTGGCCGGATATCAACTGGACATTGCTTATTCACATTGAGTATTTGTCATTGTTTTTACCAGGTGCCTTTATGCTTTTGTTTATAAGAGAAAGATTCAAAGAACAAGCGCCTCAAAAATTAATGATGATTATAGCAGTGCTGGTTTTTCTAGAAGCATTTGTTGTTTTAGTAACACCAACAACAATATTTACGCATTTGCCATTACCTCATCAGCTGATATCATTTGTAAGTTTTGCCTTGATGATTTATGTGAGCATTAAAGCCATGAAAGACAGAGTGAACGGAGCTGTTTTTGCCACCATTGCCATGATCTGTTTGATCTTAAGTTCAGCCTACACCATTTTTCTTTATGTGGATTTGATTACTCCTTCGCCCTATGGATATGTGGCTTTGCAAATGGCATTTTTACTTTCTATGACAATGATTCTAGGATCTAAATTCGCCTCTCAGTTTAGAAAAGTAGAATACCTGCAATTAGAAACAGCCAATCAAAAAGAAGAAATTGAAATTCAGCATCACGCATTAGAAGCCAAAAACGAGGAAATAACATCTTCCATCACCTATGCCAGAAGAATTCAAAATGCTATTTTACCTCCAACCAAAAAAATAGATGGAATCGCTAAAGATGCATTCGTTCTTTACAAGCCCAAAGATATTGTAGCAGGTGATTTTTATTGGCTAGAAGAAAAAGATGAGTTGGTATTTATAGCATCTGCAGATTGTACGGGTCATGGCGTGCCAGGTGCAATGGTTAGTGTAGTTTGTAACAATGCGTTAAACAGAAGCATAAGAGAATTTGGATTAACAGAACCCGGAGAAATTCTGGATAACACCAGAAAACTAGTAATTGAAACCTTTGATCAAAGTGAAGAGGAAGTAAAAGACGGAATGGACATTGCTTTGATTGTGTTCAACAAAAAAACCAGAGAATTAAAATTTGCCGGAGCTAATAATCCATTGTGGATTGTGCGAGATACTAATAATGAAACTAATCTCCCTTTAGAAAAAGCAAAAGTACTGGAAGAAGAAAATATTCAACTTGTAGAATTTAAAGGAGACAAACAGCCAATTGGAGTTCATTTTGATCCAAAACCTTTTCACACACTTACCCTCACAGTTAGTAAAAATGAATGGATTTATATTTTCTCTGATGGATTTGCCGATCAGTTTGGAGGTGAAAAGGGTAAAAAGATGATGTATAAACCTATGAAGAAAAACATCATGGAAATTTTTAATCTGGATGCCCAAAATCAAAAATCACATTTGGATAAAGTATTTGATGATTGGAAGGGGAAATTTGAACAAACTGATGATGTTTGTTTGATAGGAATAAAGTTTTAG